A window of Tripterygium wilfordii isolate XIE 37 chromosome 7, ASM1340144v1, whole genome shotgun sequence contains these coding sequences:
- the LOC120002490 gene encoding serine carboxypeptidase-like: protein MASMIILISLFPFVISSLGYATYTNHSISSTTTVISSKKQEEKLPKSTNLIPEDDVGIFNDNSSVEKEFKFPFLPDDTYPSPGDVARHIGYLRLPHIIDARMFYYFFQSRASKDDPVVIWLTGGPGANSAIAIFNGNGPFRIERHNLNYDHLTWNDYGWDMVSNIIYVDNPIGTGLSYSSDNNDIRHNQIDISNDLYHFLQEFFKKYPDFINNDFFITGQSYAGHYAPALASRIQKGNRLKEGVHINLKGFAVGNGLIDLKIQYPLLPYYAWSQGLITEDRHNQLNKLNPPCESDIETCRDLVYGGENSFMDIFLAFVEVINSTGNDTACLNAYESCNSIYNQTLESGDFDPKDIRESRETTNDYSRLTSFMNELSTKKALGVTGKKFVLLNMDVYDALKGDWAKNFEVDIAALLKEGIKILIYAGDKDFTCNWFGNFKWLLNTEWYGKEEFLETVTFKVDEEDSGLMTSHGLITFIKVYNSGMDVPWDQPKVVLDMIKRWMKEELKLMATQLGSHVPWSGSANTHGEKKITTINGCIFFGSRNLSLTVASLRRARQEVAKGPQIHKASYC, encoded by the exons TTTCTTCAACAACAACTgtcatttcatccaaaaaacaagaagaaaagctTCCAAAATCAACTAACTTGATCCCAGAAGATGATGTTGGCATCTTCAACGATAACTCTTCAGTTGAGAAGGAATTTAAGTTTCCTTTTCTTCCTGATGATACGTATCCTTCACCTGGAGACGTTGCTCGTCATATCGGCTACTTAAGGCTTCCGCATATTATAGATGCAAG GATGTTCTACTACTTCTTTCAATCACGGGCTAGTAAAGACGATCCTGTTGTGATTTGGTTAACTGGAGGACCAGGAGCCAATAGTGCCATTGCAATATTTAACGGAAATGGTCCTTTTCGTATCGAAAGACATAACTTGAATTATGATCACCTAACATGGAATGATTATGGTTGGGATATG gtATCAAACATTATATATGTTGACAACCCTATCGGAACAGGTTTGAGTTATTCTTCTGACAATAATGATATAAGACACAATCAAATTGATATCAGCAATGATTTGTATCATTTTTTGCAG gaattttttaaaaaatatcctGATTTTATTAATAACGATTTTTTCATAACTGGACAATCTTATGCTGGTCATTATGCTCCTGCTTTGGCCTCTCGAATACAGAAAGGAAATAGATTAAAAGAGGGAGTTCATATAAATCTTAAG GGATTTGCTGTTGGTAATGGACTTATAGATTTAAAAATTCAATACCCATTATTACCATATTATGCTTGGTCTCAAGGACTAATTACAGAAGACCGACACAACCAACTAAATAAATTGAATCCACCATGTGAATCAGACATAGAAACGTGTC GAGATTTGGTCTATGGAGGAGAGAATAGTTTCATGGATATATTCTTAGCATTTGTTGAAGTAATTAACA GCACAGGTAATGATACTGCTTGTTTAAACGCTTATGAGTCTTGTAATTCAATATACAACCAAACTCTTGAGAGCGGAGATTTTGAT CCTAAAGACATTAGAGAGAGTCGTGAAACTACTAATGACTACTCAAGGCTGACATCTTTTATGAATGAGCTGTCAACAAAGAAAGCTCTGGGCGTGACGggtaaaaaatttgttttgttgaaCATGGATGTATACGATGCATTAAAAGGGGATTGGGCAAAAAATTTTGAAGTGGACATTGCAGCTCTACTTAAGGAGGGAATCAAAATCCTTATTTATGCGGGAGATAAAGATTTTACTTGCAACTGGTTTG GAAATTTTAAATGGCTCTTGAATACGGAATGGTATGGCAAAGAAGAATTTTTAGAGACTGTTACATTCAAAGTTGATGAAGAAGATTCAGGATTGATGACTAGCCATGGTCTTATCACTTTCATCAAG GTTTATAATTCTGGAATGGATGTTCCATGGGATCAACCAAAAGTTGTTTTGGACATGATAAAGCGTTGGATGAAAGAAGAACTTAA GCTCATGGCCACCCAACTTGGGAGCCATGTGCCGTGGTCAGGGTCGGCTAATACACATGGG gaaaaaaaaattactactaTAAACGGATGCATTTTTTTTGGCAGCCGTAATTTGAGTTTAACAGTGGCGTCCCTGAGACGGGCGAGACAGGAGGTCGCCAAGGGCCCCCAAATCCACAAGGCCTCATATTGTTAA